TTCGACGAAATTTCAAAGATGGGCCCAGCGATCTTGGTTTTGCTACATATACTCCCCCATCAAGGGGGGTGTGCTCCATCAGTTGCTAGCTCACATACTACCACTATTAGATTTGACTTTGCCCAATTTTTTCGCCAGTATTTTGGTACACATGTCATcacatatatatatctatatagtTCATTGTTTATTTATCATACTAGTAGAGGTTTGTGGCACGTGTTTAAAGAacaattatattaaaaataacACAGATTTaaagaataattatatttaaaaataatatgatactcaaaattgatgatataaCAAAGTAAAGTTGTATTACATCAATCGATTACTAAAACAACTAAATTCtactaaaaaaactaattacggaCCGCAAAGTGCATTAAGAAGGCACGAACGCTATGTGGGTACACGTAGAAGGCTaggtgaaaaaaaaacatgagttttggaggAAAGATTGGTATTTTTTTAATGCATCCATTGGGTGTATCTGACATGCATATGTTTAtacttttatatttatattatatTTATGGATATAAAAGGTCCAACTTACATAAGTATCACTTATTCACTTATATAAAATGAAGTACTATCACACCATGCATGATTCCTCGCGTGCAAATAAATCCCAAAGCAAAGCAAGCAGCATAGTAAATTGTGCCTACCTTGAATCGAAGCAAAGCTCCCTTGTACTATACGAATCAAAATCATTCAAGTCTAAGGATCCAAAGGAAGCCACAGCTACACGTCCAAGGATCATtcaagtctatttataaaattgtgACATCTTGTACAtgattttgattcagatggaaGAAGCGGTGGTTCTACCATTATATATTTTGAACTCACTATATATTTAACCTCTCTTCCATTTATAAAATTGAGTAAAGATGAACCCTCTCATCCACGGGgaaaaaatatagtaaatggAAAGAGGTTCCTGCAGAGATTGCCAAGAAAAAGGAATAATCAATCCAAATGAATGGAAAGAGGTGTCATTGCCAATCCAAAACAAATGGAAGAGAGGTGTCAGCCGTGATTGTCAATCAAAACTAATGGAAGGAGTCATCGCTGATTGCTAAAAGGGAGGAATTGCCAATCCAAACAATTGGAAAGCATTATGCGGGTAGGGTGGGTGGGTATGGTATTAGCTTTTTGGTAGAAACATTTTCCTTCTATCAAAAAATGAGTCTCCACCTCCTTTCGTCAAACtttttggcctgacaagtgggacctccGTGAGAGGTACGGTGAGTCTAATTTTAGTGAGAAAGGGTTTCAAttgttttaatttttatagtatagaaaAGCATCTATCTTTAATTCCtggcaaaaaaaatatatactagCCAGAAAAACTAACGTTTCGGAGACTGCAAAAATGAGCTACATGCAAGTCTAGCTTGTTAGCTGTCTGAAACGTCAGCTTTTGCTGAATGCAAGGGAAACCTACATCTGGCCTGGTAATAATAAGTATTAATAACTACTATATTTTTATGTTAAATAAATTGAAACTTACTGCCGTCACCAAAATATTTTGTTCCAAGCAAGGTCATCATAGGATCTGCTAGAGCTAAAGCGAACCGGCCATGAGTCACCATGCCATGCATCAAAGAAGGGAAATAAAGAAAACAAGTTGAGGGAGAAATATATAGGGATAGAGTCAGAGAGTTGCACCTAAAGGGTAAAAATATTGTTTGAAATATCGATCTTATGAAAATCATGTCATGTATATATTAAGAAGATCGTATGCTGTTAATGAAGTCGTCGTAATTATTAACCAGGCGCTCACCACATCGAGCAGGAGGAGGATGAAGAGGGTCCTGGCGGTGGAGGCCGAGCCCCAGATGAGCCTCAGCGAGCCGAGCGCCGTCAGCAGGCTGTAAAGGCACGTCACGCACAGCGCCACCAGCAGGTATCTACATACATACGTGGCGAGCGAGACATCACAAAGACGAAGAGTCAGAAACCAAAGGGATGATCAGCGCAAGTGATCGATCAGCAGCGAGCGAACGAAGAAGCAACaaacactgctagaaaaagaGTCATTCGTCCACCTCcaattagtaccggttgctttaaacccggtactaatgccaatttagtaccggttctgTAACACAGTGTCTTCCGgaggcatttagtaccgggccataacaccacccggtactaaatgctatcatttagtaccggttggtgttatgaCCCGGTATTAAATGGCTCCCGGGGCCTCccaaccatttagtaccgggctgtaacaccacccggtactaaatgccatcattttagtaccgggtggtgttacggcccggtactaaatggttatGGCCTGGTACTAAATGGTTCGTCCTGATTACATCAAAAGGATAGCATCTTCTATCCACTCACATGTGCTGTGTGGGTGGGATGGTAGAGGCCACATATCACAAGTTCGAATCCCGGTGCACGCACAGTTATCCCGATGTATTTTTTCTAAAGATTGgtacatttagtaccggacactgcgaccggtactaaacggttgtccatttagtaccggccagccGGTACCGGCTGccccagccggtactaacggcggcatgcgcccggtactaatggaGCTTTTTCTTGTAGTGAAATGCTGAGCAGCAGCTACACTCACATGAGCGCCGGCGAGTGGTtgaacttggcgaccatgggcACGACGGCGCGCAGCACGGGGACGGGAACCAGCACGGTCTGCTTGGCGGTGGGCAGCAGTACGAGCGCCGCCAGCGTCACCGCGAAGAGGAGCGCCCGCAGGGCCAGCTCCGCGCCGGGGAACCCGCGGCCGCCAACCGCCGGAGCGGGGGGCGCCGCGGCCTTGCCGGACTCCGCCGTCGTGACGTCGCCCCCGGTGGCCATgcctactagctagctagctccgcGCGTGCACTACCTAGTAGCGTAGCTGCAGAAGCTGTGGGGCGTGGTGGTCGAGCTGCGGCACACGGCTGCGCGCTATAtagccgcgcgccggccgggcgggcggcTGGGGACTCTCGGGTGGCACTGGCAGCGGCACACGACGACACGAGGGCACGTGAGAACGCGACGTCAACTTGTTGCGATACGGGGATGGTGCGCATGAGGCACGAGGCAGGTGCCGGCCGCGGGAGTCTAGCGGTGTGGATGATTTTTTTCTAATTTGTTCCCATTAGCTGGAGCCTGGAGGGGCCTGGAGCTGGGTGGATTAGTCTCTGGCTCTGCCAGTGAGGCAGTGACTGCTACTCCAATGGTATTGTATGCTGTTGcgataagagcaactccaggaGGCTCAAAATAAATTCTTCTCTTGAATTTAAAAGTTGGAATAAATAGCCACACTTTAGTAGACGCTTTACTAAAAACTTCCATTTTTAGGAGGCTTCCGAATCTCTTAGTCCATCTTAATTTTACATAGAGGGTGTCTTGGGAGCCCCCTATCCAGTCACAAATAGGTCTCACCTTTGAGATCAAAAGAGGAGGGTGAGATTTAGAGATCACTATTGTGGTTAAGATAAAAAAACTAGCTCTTCAAAAAATAAAGGGAGCCTTTACTTAAGAAGTAGAGGGTCTGATTTGCTCTAAGCATGCATTATGTACGTGTGACATGATTAGGGTGAATGCATTAGGGAAACCTACATCTGGCCTGGTAATAATAAGTATTAATAACTACTATATTTTTATGTTAAATAAATTGAAACCTACTGCCGTCGCCAAAATATTTAGTTCCAAGCAAGGTTGTAGGATGTACTAGAGCTAAAGCGAACcggccactactacaaaaacgttgatttgtcccggttgggaaaccgctgttgtcccggtttcccaaccgggaacgccagttcgggacaaaagggggtgcccttttgtcccggatctggcaaccgggacaaaagaggaccttttgtcccggttggtaacaccaaccgggacaaaaggtgcagccagcgcccacgtggctggcgcatccttttgtcccggttggtgttaccaacagggacaaaaggtcttttttttcatgtttttcttttctcagttctttttctatttcaattatacttttgcatttcaattaaacttatgtattggaattcagtgtgtatgatctccactaatatatacatatatatatagttacttatatattatttttcctagatagttttcatatataaattaattcacttatatatatatatgtatacacatatctatacatgtgaattcctttacatatgaaaatgtctaggaccaatattatataaatatatatatatatacacatatatattattggagtgcttatatatataatacatacatactccattatatttgcataggtatattcgttcttaattacatagtagaattcgccttttggaaatttaatacatacatacatactcataaatagaaatttaatacatagacacacatatatatttacatagttatattcgttcttaattacatatatacgcgtatattgtcatatttgctgtgattgtcaatattagatattccatcatagtagaattcgccttttggatcgaggacttgctcaacaataaatccggagaattgttcttgaatcgccataatcttttcttccggtatgagtttatcgcgcatctccccgacctatggaaaaagaggataattaatttcgactaattaaaatacgagttcaaatattaacaaattttttacttacttcctcctcccaatctgtccagccctttggaggacataccagaccatggatgttctcgcatacataatatgcgcacaatacagtgcctggtttctgcctcatacactttaagagagaagaaattattaggtatttacatgaatatataataaaagtaatgaaacgtgcaacgaatcatccaagtgtgtaccggaaaatctgtcttgatcttcaattccttgtcaaatttgcctagatgatttttagcgaattctttccaaaccctgtgcatgattagaacaattatagtcaagtaacaaagtgattcaaattatcggtcaccgacggagtagtggtagaattactttttcatcatgttaagaagattttcgtattgttctggaggtctccttaatgagtccataaccacgagtaggctcttctcgggaattatgacaattaggacccagtgttcactgcaagattatacggaggcagttcttggtagttaaggtttaaacaattcgattacagaatagaaagagttagacggaaggaatcactcacgcaaagttgtaaggaaacaatatcatttgcttgttgtgatgaacgcttatgtacttgaacaagttttggaatatctcatcagtattgtcgcgtagaagcctccaattacaagtaattgggtcgatgaagccgaggtgagagtatccctttcttctgcaagtatgtatcttcattctacatgataccgaataaatcaagagatcagtatgttgagatcatgcaaaacaatacgtaaggagactAAAATAcatacagaacccacaagccgaccatagagatgtcgagggcctcctgatggaatagttggtaaatttcttcccagtttatccatataatggcctccccccataagaaatcgtcatctttaatctttgcgccctgcatgaagatgcaatcggccatcgcacgcatgtagtgctggtgcagcttatacatttgcgttcgaagctacttcggggggtacaagagttttgccgatctcaaacgtccatttgacgaccacatcggcctttggaatatcttctccccctgcaatctgagcggccgtcaggtttgattctttcaaaaatgtaacaaagtcttgttcttgcatcgtctgtcccactacgagaggctctattgattgtttcttttgggctccgagctgtggaacgtcggacgacgacgactttgattgtctcttctttttctcagtagttttgataattgtgcgttcgtagtctgaagggggtctctcggaatgaattttctcttatttgcttcgcacattcccttaaaaaatttcaaatctatcggatttatgactttctcgggctccggcttgaagtgctctttaactctttcttgagttatccgatcgcattcttcaaggctcatgtcccagggtttaataggcgcctccttggttttcttcttcttttccttcttctttggaggct
This portion of the Panicum virgatum strain AP13 chromosome 2N, P.virgatum_v5, whole genome shotgun sequence genome encodes:
- the LOC120658110 gene encoding CASP-like protein 1D1, giving the protein MATGGDVTTAESGKAAAPPAPAVGGRGFPGAELALRALLFAVTLAALVLLPTAKQTVLVPVPVLRAVVPMVAKFNHSPALIYLLVALCVTCLYSLLTALGSLRLIWGSASTARTLFILLLLDVFYAAVMASAMGSGGGVAWIGLKGNSHTRWNKICDTYGKFCRHIGSSIILALIASIILVLLAALNAYSLYRRSR